In a genomic window of Cytobacillus sp. FSL H8-0458:
- a CDS encoding ABC-F family ATP-binding cassette domain-containing protein: MITVSNVGLRYGDRKLFEDVNIKFTPGNCYGLIGANGAGKSTFLKILSGEIEAQSGSVHLGPGERLAVLKQNHFEYEEFEVLKVVIMGHARLYEVMQEKDAIYMKADFTDEDGMKAAELEGEFAELNGWEAESEAAILLKGLGIGEELHDKKMADLSGSEKVKVLLAQALFGKPDVLLLDEPTNHLDIKAIQWLEEFLINFENTVIVVSHDRHFLNKVCTHIADLDFGKIQIYVGNYDFWYESSQLAQRMAQDANKKKEEKIKELQSFIARFSANASKSKQATSRKKLLDKISLDDIRPSSRKYPYVGFSPDREIGNDLLRVDGISKSIDGVKVLNNVSFIMNKDDKIALVGTNELAKTTLFKILTGEMEPDEGTFKWGVTTSQSYFPNDNSEFFENSDLNLVDWLRQFSPADDSESFLRGFLGRMLFSGEEVLKKASVLSGGEKVRCMLSKMMLSGANVLLLDEPTNHLDLESITALNNGLINFKGSLIFASHDHQFIQTIANRIIEITPAGIVDKQMTYDEYLEDSAIQKQVAEMYQ; this comes from the coding sequence ATGATAACTGTCAGTAATGTAGGTCTTCGATACGGCGACCGCAAACTATTCGAAGATGTTAATATTAAATTTACACCTGGCAATTGCTATGGTTTGATTGGAGCAAATGGTGCCGGTAAATCAACTTTTCTAAAAATTTTATCAGGTGAGATTGAGGCACAATCAGGAAGTGTTCACTTAGGCCCCGGCGAGCGCCTTGCTGTTTTGAAGCAGAACCATTTTGAGTACGAAGAGTTTGAAGTACTAAAAGTAGTCATCATGGGCCATGCCCGCCTTTATGAAGTGATGCAGGAAAAAGATGCTATTTACATGAAGGCTGATTTCACTGATGAAGATGGCATGAAGGCTGCTGAACTCGAAGGTGAATTTGCAGAATTAAATGGTTGGGAAGCAGAATCTGAAGCAGCTATTTTGCTGAAGGGACTCGGAATCGGAGAAGAGCTTCATGACAAAAAAATGGCTGACCTTTCCGGTTCTGAAAAAGTGAAAGTTTTGCTTGCGCAGGCCCTTTTCGGCAAGCCGGATGTTCTATTGCTGGATGAGCCTACAAACCACTTGGATATCAAAGCAATCCAATGGCTTGAGGAATTCCTGATCAACTTTGAGAATACTGTTATTGTCGTATCTCATGACCGTCATTTCTTAAACAAAGTATGTACGCATATTGCCGATCTTGACTTTGGAAAGATCCAGATTTACGTGGGGAACTATGACTTCTGGTATGAGTCAAGCCAGCTTGCACAAAGAATGGCACAGGATGCCAATAAGAAAAAAGAAGAAAAAATCAAGGAACTGCAAAGCTTTATTGCCCGCTTTAGTGCAAACGCATCAAAATCCAAGCAGGCAACTTCGCGTAAAAAGCTTCTTGATAAGATTTCTCTGGATGACATTAGACCATCCTCAAGAAAATATCCGTATGTCGGATTTTCGCCTGACCGTGAAATAGGAAATGATTTGCTTCGGGTAGACGGCATCAGCAAATCAATTGATGGTGTAAAAGTACTGAACAATGTCAGCTTCATCATGAACAAAGATGATAAAATTGCGTTAGTTGGCACGAACGAATTAGCGAAAACTACCCTGTTTAAAATATTAACTGGTGAAATGGAGCCGGATGAAGGAACATTTAAGTGGGGTGTTACAACCTCTCAGTCCTATTTCCCTAATGATAACTCTGAGTTCTTCGAGAACTCTGATTTAAACCTTGTAGACTGGCTGCGCCAATTCTCACCTGCAGATGATAGTGAAAGCTTCCTGAGAGGTTTCCTTGGAAGAATGCTGTTCTCTGGAGAAGAGGTTCTAAAGAAAGCAAGCGTTCTTTCCGGTGGAGAAAAAGTCCGCTGCATGCTATCTAAAATGATGCTTAGCGGTGCAAATGTGCTTCTGCTGGATGAGCCGACAAACCACCTTGATTTGGAATCCATTACGGCATTGAATAATGGTCTGATTAATTTTAAAGGCTCTTTGATTTTTGCATCACATGACCATCAGTTCATTCAAACCATTGCAAACCGAATTATTGAAATTACACCGGCTGGCATTGTCGATAAGCAAATGACGTATGATGAGTATTTAGAAGACTCAGCTATTCAAAAGCAAGTAGCTGAAATGTATCAGTAA
- a CDS encoding MaoC/PaaZ C-terminal domain-containing protein, which yields MNELKMIQKPGITHTQLVRYAGASGDFNPIHTVVPIGEKAGLDGVIAHGMLIMGMAGEALAEWFPRKDLRKFKVRFSKMTRPGEKLTIEGKVTGEKWEDDEKRLTGEVSVKNEAGELKLSGRFEIKI from the coding sequence ATGAATGAGCTGAAAATGATTCAAAAACCCGGGATCACACATACACAGCTGGTTAGGTATGCAGGAGCATCCGGAGATTTTAATCCGATTCATACAGTTGTACCGATCGGTGAAAAAGCCGGGTTGGACGGAGTGATTGCCCACGGGATGCTTATTATGGGAATGGCAGGCGAAGCACTGGCTGAGTGGTTTCCAAGAAAGGACCTGAGAAAGTTCAAAGTGCGCTTCAGCAAAATGACACGTCCCGGCGAGAAGCTGACAATAGAAGGGAAAGTGACAGGAGAGAAATGGGAAGATGACGAAAAAAGGCTCACGGGAGAAGTATCAGTAAAAAATGAAGCTGGTGAGCTAAAGCTTTCCGGGCGGTTCGAAATAAAAATATAA
- a CDS encoding MaoC family dehydratase N-terminal domain-containing protein has translation MDSLLKEDVKLKPFQFTIERGKIREFAMSIGDSNPIYYDADTARKEGYRDIPIPPTFPTAIEMWGGLDFETLIELFGLDPLKVLHGGQEYRYMGEICAGDTVTCAPKLISSFEKRNLRFITIGIHYKNSDGKDVLYSESTIIERGGSKNE, from the coding sequence ATGGATTCTCTTTTAAAAGAAGATGTGAAGTTAAAACCTTTCCAGTTCACAATTGAAAGGGGAAAAATCAGGGAATTTGCAATGTCAATTGGAGACAGCAATCCTATTTATTACGATGCAGACACTGCCAGAAAAGAGGGGTACCGTGACATCCCAATCCCTCCTACATTTCCTACAGCAATCGAGATGTGGGGAGGCTTGGACTTCGAAACCCTAATCGAGCTATTTGGCCTGGACCCGCTTAAGGTTCTTCACGGCGGCCAGGAATATCGCTATATGGGGGAAATCTGTGCTGGTGATACAGTAACTTGTGCACCAAAATTAATTTCTTCTTTTGAAAAAAGGAATCTGCGGTTTATTACAATAGGTATTCATTACAAAAACAGTGATGGAAAAGATGTTCTCTATTCAGAATCCACCATTATAGAAAGAGGAGGAAGCAAAAATGAATGA
- a CDS encoding DHH family phosphoesterase produces MYRLYTHNDLDGVGCGIVARIAFGKDVEIRYNSVMGLDYQIEKLLENEKNIKDDFLIITDLSVNDENLIRLDDLAKSGGYVRLIDHHKTALHFNDYSWGRVKVQYEDGRLTAATSLLYEYLLEHELIQPSQALDEFVELVRQYDTWEWDQNENIKAKNLNDLFFMISIEEFEEKMTERIMNSDTFEFNEFEQKLLDMEEEKIERYVRRKKREIVQTFIGEYCTGIVHAESYHSELGNELGKEYPHLDYIAILNLGGKKISFRTIHDHVDVSAVAGKFGGGGHAKASGCSMGKDAYKLFVQDIFPLDPLRHDAFKNKYNNKNAWQGSLYENKKGDKFFIFAEADGKWILEMNGKPMQEPYPDFQAAENYIKRKYQAWLVHDDIYVEFLKRFYIKAKNS; encoded by the coding sequence TTGTACAGGCTGTATACACATAATGACCTTGACGGCGTCGGGTGCGGCATTGTTGCCAGGATCGCTTTTGGCAAAGATGTTGAGATACGCTATAACTCTGTAATGGGACTTGATTATCAGATTGAGAAATTGCTGGAAAATGAAAAAAACATAAAAGATGATTTTTTAATTATCACGGATTTATCAGTTAACGATGAAAATTTGATCAGGCTTGATGATCTGGCGAAAAGCGGCGGGTATGTCAGATTAATTGACCATCACAAAACAGCTCTTCATTTTAATGATTACAGCTGGGGCAGAGTGAAAGTGCAATATGAAGATGGCAGGCTCACGGCTGCAACCTCTTTGCTATATGAGTATCTCCTGGAACATGAACTGATCCAGCCGTCTCAGGCCCTCGATGAATTTGTCGAGCTTGTCCGGCAGTATGACACCTGGGAATGGGACCAAAATGAAAATATAAAGGCAAAAAATCTGAATGATTTATTTTTCATGATTTCAATTGAAGAATTCGAAGAAAAAATGACGGAAAGAATCATGAACTCTGATACCTTCGAATTTAATGAGTTTGAACAGAAATTGCTGGATATGGAAGAGGAGAAAATTGAGCGTTACGTCAGGCGGAAGAAGCGGGAAATTGTACAAACGTTCATCGGGGAATATTGTACAGGCATTGTTCATGCAGAATCTTATCATTCCGAGCTGGGCAATGAACTTGGTAAAGAGTATCCGCACCTTGACTATATCGCTATCTTGAACCTTGGGGGCAAAAAAATCAGTTTCAGGACAATCCATGACCACGTTGATGTATCTGCCGTGGCCGGAAAGTTTGGAGGGGGAGGACATGCCAAAGCATCAGGCTGTTCGATGGGAAAAGATGCTTATAAACTATTCGTCCAGGACATATTCCCCCTTGACCCCTTGAGACATGATGCATTCAAAAACAAGTACAATAATAAAAATGCCTGGCAGGGTTCACTATACGAAAATAAGAAAGGAGACAAATTTTTTATTTTTGCTGAAGCTGACGGCAAATGGATCCTTGAAATGAATGGAAAGCCAATGCAGGAACCTTATCCCGATTTCCAGGCAGCAGAAAACTATATTAAACGAAAATACCAGGCATGGCTTGTTCATGATGATATTTATGTTGAATTCCTAAAACGTTTTTATATTAAGGCAAAAAATAGCTGA
- a CDS encoding YjiH family protein, protein MEKETILSQSHQPELNPNATFKNKVKFFLFSSIGLFMFFVPVTIDGKSSIMLDHFVTAIQAFIPAAVPYYALLVILLGAIYPFYTKTWNKNKVNIVFSIFKVIGLFTAVMIVFGFGPAWLFDPSMGPFLFDKLVVSVGLLVPIGSVFLALLVGYGLLEFFGVIMQPIMKPIWKTPGKSAIDAVASFVGSYSIGLLITNRVFKEGKYSIKEAAIIATGFSTVSATFMIVVAKTLGLMEIWNTYFWTTFAVTFIVTAITVRIWPLKSMSEDYYNGQEPPVETLTGGRLQAAWKEAMDTASQSPSLWKNIKDNLKDGFVMTMSILPSIMSVGLLGLILAEFTPVFDWLGYIFYPFTALVQLPEPLLAAKASAVGIAEMFLPALLAAEAALVTKFVIGVVSVSAIIFFSALVPCILSTEIPITIPQLLVIWAERTILTILISAPLAYLLL, encoded by the coding sequence ATGGAAAAGGAAACGATATTAAGTCAATCTCACCAGCCTGAACTTAATCCAAACGCAACTTTTAAAAATAAGGTTAAGTTTTTTCTTTTCAGCTCAATTGGCCTATTTATGTTTTTTGTTCCAGTCACTATAGATGGGAAATCCTCCATCATGCTGGACCATTTCGTTACCGCCATTCAGGCTTTTATACCTGCTGCTGTTCCTTACTATGCTTTGCTTGTCATTCTGCTTGGCGCCATTTATCCTTTCTATACAAAAACCTGGAATAAAAACAAAGTAAATATAGTATTCTCCATTTTTAAAGTGATCGGGTTATTTACCGCCGTCATGATTGTTTTCGGTTTCGGCCCCGCATGGCTATTCGACCCGAGCATGGGACCTTTTTTGTTTGACAAACTCGTTGTCTCTGTTGGGCTGCTTGTTCCAATCGGATCTGTATTTCTTGCTCTGCTGGTTGGATATGGATTGCTTGAATTTTTCGGTGTCATCATGCAGCCAATTATGAAGCCAATCTGGAAAACACCGGGAAAATCAGCTATTGATGCAGTTGCTTCTTTTGTTGGAAGCTATTCAATCGGACTGCTCATAACCAACAGGGTATTTAAAGAAGGAAAATACAGCATTAAGGAAGCTGCCATAATTGCTACCGGATTCTCAACGGTCTCCGCCACGTTTATGATTGTTGTGGCCAAAACACTTGGATTGATGGAAATATGGAACACCTATTTTTGGACGACGTTCGCTGTCACTTTCATCGTAACGGCTATTACAGTAAGAATCTGGCCTCTTAAGTCAATGAGCGAAGATTATTACAATGGCCAGGAGCCTCCGGTTGAAACCCTCACAGGGGGCCGTCTGCAGGCAGCCTGGAAAGAAGCGATGGATACAGCCTCCCAATCACCCTCATTATGGAAAAACATAAAAGATAATTTAAAAGACGGCTTTGTCATGACAATGTCCATTTTGCCCTCCATTATGTCAGTAGGTTTATTAGGCCTGATTCTTGCAGAATTCACCCCTGTGTTTGATTGGCTGGGATATATCTTTTATCCTTTTACGGCTCTCGTACAGCTTCCTGAGCCATTATTGGCAGCAAAGGCAAGTGCAGTGGGTATTGCGGAAATGTTCCTTCCAGCCTTGCTGGCAGCGGAGGCTGCACTGGTCACTAAATTTGTAATCGGAGTTGTTTCAGTTTCAGCTATTATTTTCTTTTCAGCACTTGTACCGTGTATTTTATCAACAGAAATCCCTATTACCATTCCGCAGCTGCTTGTCATCTGGGCAGAGAGGACAATTCTGACCATACTGATTTCTGCACCATTGGCCTATTTGCTGCTTTAA
- the hutI gene encoding imidazolonepropionase gives MHSKPIFIKHANQMITLKGSSKQPLTKEKMSELHIIEDGAVWLEEGRIKSAGTTAELQAEYQSRLQEAEIIDATGKILLPGLVDPHTHLVYAGSREEEFNMRLNGATYMEIMNNGGGIHATTSMTRNASEEELADASLVRLDRFLKHGVTTIEAKSGYGLDWETERKQLTAARKADELHPVDVVCTFMGAHAVPAEYKENPDAFIDLVIEEMLPKVAEEKLAEFNDIFCERGVFTPEQSRKLLEAGKKLGLTPKIHADEIEPYEGAELAAEVGAISADHLLRASDKGMEMMAQRGVIGVLLPGTAFFLMAEAARGRRMIDKGVPVALSTDCNPGSSPTCSMPFMMNLACMHMGLTPAEAITAATINAAHAINRAEEVGSIEPGKKADLLLLNIPNYMQMQYHYGMNHTDTVIKNGEVVVKGGSLCYQQ, from the coding sequence ATGCACTCAAAACCTATTTTTATCAAACATGCAAATCAGATGATCACCTTAAAGGGCAGCTCCAAACAGCCGCTGACTAAAGAAAAAATGAGCGAGCTTCACATTATTGAAGATGGGGCGGTTTGGCTTGAAGAAGGCAGGATCAAATCAGCCGGGACAACAGCGGAACTCCAAGCTGAATATCAAAGCAGGCTTCAGGAAGCTGAAATCATTGATGCCACAGGAAAAATCCTCCTTCCAGGACTGGTTGACCCGCATACACACCTCGTGTACGCAGGCAGCAGGGAAGAGGAATTCAATATGCGCCTGAACGGGGCGACGTATATGGAAATCATGAATAATGGCGGCGGAATTCATGCCACCACTTCAATGACCAGAAACGCATCTGAAGAGGAATTGGCAGATGCGAGCCTTGTCCGCCTTGATCGCTTTTTAAAACATGGAGTAACCACGATAGAGGCAAAAAGCGGATATGGGCTGGATTGGGAAACAGAGCGAAAACAGCTGACGGCAGCCCGGAAGGCTGATGAACTGCATCCGGTGGATGTTGTCTGCACCTTTATGGGTGCACACGCAGTACCCGCTGAATACAAAGAGAATCCAGACGCTTTTATTGATTTGGTCATTGAAGAGATGCTGCCGAAAGTTGCGGAGGAAAAGCTTGCCGAATTCAATGATATTTTCTGCGAAAGAGGCGTGTTCACTCCAGAACAGTCCAGAAAGCTGCTGGAAGCAGGTAAGAAGCTTGGACTGACTCCGAAAATCCATGCTGACGAAATTGAACCTTATGAGGGGGCGGAACTTGCCGCTGAAGTCGGTGCCATTTCTGCAGATCATTTGCTCAGAGCTTCTGATAAAGGCATGGAAATGATGGCGCAAAGGGGAGTAATCGGTGTACTTCTTCCAGGCACAGCATTCTTCCTGATGGCTGAAGCTGCCAGGGGACGCCGCATGATTGATAAGGGTGTTCCAGTTGCTTTATCAACTGATTGCAACCCAGGCTCTTCTCCAACCTGCTCCATGCCTTTTATGATGAATCTTGCATGTATGCATATGGGTTTAACGCCGGCAGAAGCCATTACTGCCGCTACCATTAATGCAGCACATGCCATCAATCGGGCCGAAGAAGTGGGAAGCATAGAGCCCGGCAAAAAGGCTGATCTGCTTCTGCTCAATATACCGAACTACATGCAGATGCAATATCACTACGGCATGAACCATACAGACACAGTGATTAAAAATGGGGAAGTGGTCGTGAAGGGAGGAAGCTTATGCTACCAACAATAA
- a CDS encoding agmatinase family protein produces MLPTINPPGFFWPQSELGTDVKVNEWIRQIQREEEVKKENWDVVLFGVPLSRSSISASGASEFPESFRRSWKGFSTYNLDFERDLQELKVADLGDVKMHFTDIPQCHANIKQTMKDVRAEFPDSFPIAIGGDHSITAMLVSGLKELEPEKEIGILQLDTHLDLRSLEDHGPTNGTPIRNLIQNNKIKGENVYNIGLHGFFNSQSLVHYAKEHKLNYITLKEARRRGIDETVKDSLRQLESKVDKIYVTIDMDVLDIGFAPGVPASTPGGMSTEELFTAVYNAGLSSKTAAMDIVCLDPTRDHQAQPTVKAGTYTFLTFLTALMNRR; encoded by the coding sequence ATGCTACCAACAATAAATCCTCCCGGGTTTTTTTGGCCGCAATCCGAATTGGGAACTGACGTTAAGGTGAATGAATGGATTCGCCAAATCCAGAGGGAAGAGGAAGTAAAGAAAGAAAACTGGGATGTCGTGCTTTTCGGTGTCCCTCTTTCCCGCTCATCCATAAGCGCATCAGGAGCATCTGAATTTCCTGAATCCTTCAGAAGGTCCTGGAAAGGCTTTTCCACGTACAATCTGGATTTTGAAAGGGATCTCCAAGAACTGAAGGTTGCTGATCTTGGTGACGTGAAAATGCATTTCACGGATATTCCGCAATGCCATGCCAATATAAAACAAACGATGAAGGACGTAAGGGCGGAATTTCCAGATTCATTTCCAATCGCGATTGGAGGAGATCATTCCATTACAGCCATGCTGGTCAGCGGCCTGAAGGAACTGGAGCCTGAAAAAGAAATCGGCATTCTCCAGCTGGATACGCACCTTGATCTCAGAAGTCTTGAAGACCATGGACCGACAAATGGGACGCCCATCCGAAATCTGATTCAGAACAACAAGATTAAAGGAGAAAATGTCTACAATATCGGCCTTCATGGCTTTTTCAACAGCCAGTCACTCGTCCATTATGCTAAAGAGCACAAGCTCAATTATATTACCCTAAAGGAAGCCAGAAGACGGGGAATTGATGAAACGGTTAAAGATTCACTCCGGCAGCTGGAGTCAAAAGTGGATAAAATTTATGTCACGATTGACATGGATGTTCTGGATATCGGTTTTGCGCCGGGTGTACCAGCATCCACACCAGGCGGCATGAGCACTGAAGAACTATTTACAGCCGTATATAATGCTGGACTTTCCTCCAAAACAGCGGCCATGGATATTGTCTGTCTTGATCCAACAAGAGATCACCAGGCACAGCCAACAGTGAAAGCAGGCACGTACACTTTTCTGACCTTTTTAACAGCTTTAATGAACAGAAGGTAA
- a CDS encoding YuzL family protein has product MSKRKKDPSKAGLSSPNVEGQGTTNMETGSRTASSARHKKKKQDF; this is encoded by the coding sequence ATGAGCAAACGCAAAAAAGACCCTTCAAAGGCTGGATTAAGCTCCCCAAACGTCGAAGGGCAAGGGACAACCAACATGGAAACAGGCAGCAGAACAGCTTCCTCTGCACGCCATAAAAAGAAAAAACAGGATTTTTAA
- a CDS encoding YkuS family protein yields MTKRVAVEQSLTNVSEALRQKGYDVVDLKSAHDAENCSCCVVSGVDSNVMGMQDVSTKASVIEASGLSADEVCRQVEQRMQ; encoded by the coding sequence TTGACGAAAAGAGTAGCTGTTGAACAATCCTTAACAAATGTTTCTGAAGCGCTTCGCCAAAAAGGATATGATGTGGTTGACTTGAAGTCCGCGCATGATGCCGAGAACTGCTCATGTTGTGTAGTGAGCGGTGTTGATTCAAATGTAATGGGTATGCAGGATGTTTCTACAAAGGCATCTGTCATTGAAGCAAGCGGGCTTTCAGCTGATGAGGTATGCCGCCAGGTGGAGCAAAGAATGCAATAA
- a CDS encoding D-alanyl-D-alanine carboxypeptidase family protein translates to MKKLLAFILIIFCFPTGNTAAEETAEPEIISEAAIVTDSESGAVLYAKNADKKMYPASLTKIATAIYAIENGDLNDLATISRKAAEAEGTQVYLEEGEQVPLKKLVQGMLINSGNDAAWSIAEHLDGNMQVFSENLNHYLEEKAGLTNTHFVNPHGLYDENHYTTAADLAKLTNYALKNETFREIYGTKELKWTGKSWDTTIFTHHRMLKGEVPFEGVTGGKTGFVDEAKQTLATSAEYDSIKLTAIVLKADFKRDIYNDTKNLLNYGHSNFETAALSSTDVFPSEGKTFTTGGANIPITLPKGNYEENITAKGKLQIKNENGRIIQSVKLIEDKQDEVVSSQLKTAEEPKKETTGYYGKAGLTLLLFGIFILVLRENLKAKARRRRRRV, encoded by the coding sequence ATGAAAAAATTGCTTGCTTTTATCCTGATTATTTTCTGTTTTCCAACTGGAAATACAGCTGCTGAAGAAACTGCGGAGCCTGAAATTATCAGTGAAGCCGCAATTGTAACTGATTCAGAATCAGGAGCTGTTCTATATGCAAAAAACGCAGATAAAAAGATGTATCCGGCCAGTTTGACGAAAATAGCAACAGCCATTTATGCCATTGAAAATGGCGACCTGAATGATCTGGCCACAATCAGCAGGAAAGCAGCGGAGGCCGAAGGAACACAAGTGTATTTGGAGGAAGGGGAACAGGTGCCCTTAAAAAAACTCGTTCAGGGAATGCTGATTAACTCAGGAAATGATGCCGCTTGGAGCATAGCTGAGCATCTGGACGGCAATATGCAAGTATTCTCAGAAAATCTTAATCACTATCTGGAAGAGAAGGCAGGATTAACAAATACCCACTTTGTCAATCCTCATGGTCTGTATGATGAAAACCATTATACAACCGCAGCTGACCTTGCGAAATTAACCAATTATGCCCTGAAAAATGAGACATTCAGAGAAATTTACGGGACAAAGGAATTGAAGTGGACAGGAAAGTCCTGGGACACCACTATCTTTACTCATCACAGGATGCTAAAAGGAGAGGTTCCATTCGAGGGAGTGACAGGAGGAAAAACCGGTTTCGTTGATGAAGCCAAACAGACTCTCGCTACCTCTGCCGAATATGATTCAATCAAGTTAACCGCCATTGTGTTAAAGGCGGATTTCAAGAGGGATATCTATAATGATACAAAAAACCTGTTGAATTATGGACACAGCAACTTTGAAACTGCGGCACTCAGCAGCACTGATGTTTTTCCCTCCGAAGGAAAAACCTTTACAACTGGGGGTGCAAATATACCCATCACTTTGCCTAAAGGGAACTACGAAGAAAATATTACAGCAAAAGGGAAGCTGCAGATTAAGAATGAAAACGGAAGGATCATTCAATCTGTAAAGCTAATCGAGGACAAACAGGATGAAGTGGTTTCAAGCCAGCTGAAAACAGCTGAGGAGCCGAAAAAAGAAACAACGGGATACTATGGAAAAGCAGGACTAACCCTTTTGTTATTTGGGATCTTTATACTTGTTTTAAGAGAAAATCTTAAAGCAAAAGCAAGAAGAAGGAGAAGACGGGTTTAG